Proteins from a genomic interval of Phoenix dactylifera cultivar Barhee BC4 unplaced genomic scaffold, palm_55x_up_171113_PBpolish2nd_filt_p 000484F, whole genome shotgun sequence:
- the LOC120106178 gene encoding uncharacterized protein LOC120106178 encodes MRILAWNCRGAAKPAFMSSFRRLVQIHSPEICLLYETRLSGSGLDRVVRRFEVDWESYVVESQGLSGGIVALWKRGGATVDVFHNCSQQVLMIISAPNAAPWVLSGVYASTDHRTRRVLWDELTHLIAQGLPTAIVGDFNCILEGSEKRGGRAFTDTVDRREFRDFLSRNGLVDLGFSGPQFTWCNNQSGQARVWERLDRAIASTDWLTRFPSYRVSHLPRIASDHCPLLISTVSGSSHQCPFRFEKVWLSLPQSWDIVRGAWSLPVRGDPMQRVSRKLELTKRRLRRWNREVVGDIFRRLEEVEAAIADHQSREDQMGALPEADMVSLRGLLATHHSILRQHEIFWRQKSRIQWVREGDRNTSFFHRSTIIRRQRNMIRSLRDEQGHRVEGDSAITHILLDFFRSRWTEDCESDPAGQLPRAASQIIRLRTLCWFVQ; translated from the coding sequence ATGAGGATTCTTGCGTGGAATTGTAGAGGGGCGGCTAAGCCGGCCTTCATGTCTTCCTTTAGGCGGTTGGTTCAGATCCATAGTCCAGAGATCTGCCTTCTCTATGAAACACGACTATCCGGTAGTGGACTGGATCGTGTAGTACGCCGGTTTGAGGTCGACTGGGAGTCATATGTAGTTGAGTCCCAGGGGCTGTCCGGGGGTATTGTGGCTCTGTGGAAGCGGGGTGGGGCTACAGTCGATGTGTTCCATAACTGCTCCCAACAGGTCCTGATGATTATTTCGGCACCTAACGCCGCACCATGGGTCCTGAGTGGTGTGTATGCTAGCACTGACCATCGGACCAGGAGGGTCCTGTGGGATGAGCTCACCCACTTAATCGCTCAGGGTCTTCCAACGGCGATAGTGGGTGATTTTAATTGTATCTTGGAGGGGAGTGAGAAACGTGGAGGTAGGGCTTTTACTGACACTGTGGATAGGAGGGAGTTTCGAGACTTTCTCTCGCGAAACGGCCTAGTGGATCTAGGATTCTCTGGCCCGCAATTTACTTGGTGTAATAACCAGTCTGGCCAAGCCAGGGTGTGGGAGCGGCTCGATAGGGCTATTGCTTCCACTGACTGGCTTACCAGATTTCCGTCCTACAGGGTTAGTCATCTACCCCGGATTGCTTCGGACCACTGTCCTTTGTTGATTTCGACTGTATCTGGTTCTTCTCACCAGTGCCCCTTCcgctttgagaaggtttggTTGTCTCTCCCTCAATCCTGGGACATTGTCCGAGGAGCTTGGAGTCTGCCGGTTCGTGGTGACCCCATGCAGAGGGTTTCACGTAAATTGGAATTGACTAAGCGTCGGTTACGGCGTTGGAACCGTGAGGTAGTGGGGGATATCTTCAGGAGgttggaggaggtggaggctgCGATTGCCGACCACCAAAGTAGAGAAGACCAGATGGGTGCGCTCCCCGAGGCCGATATGGTCAGCCTTCGGGGTCTCCTCGCCACTCACCACTCGATCTTGCGGCAACATGAGATCTTCTGGAGGCAAAAATCCAGAATTCAATGGGTCAGAGAGGGTGATCGAAACACTAGTTTCTTTCACCGCTCTACGATTATCAGGAGGCAGAGGAACATGATTCGATCCTTGCGGGATGAGCAGGGTCACCGGGTTGAAGGCGATTCGGCCATCACCCATATCCTGCTTGATTTCTTTCGCTCTCGTTGGACGGAGGATTGTGAGTCCGATCCTGCCGGTCAGCTCCCGAGGGCTGCTTCCCAAATCATACGACTGAGAACGCTATGTTGGTTCGTCCAGTGA